The following are encoded together in the Natronolimnobius sp. AArcel1 genome:
- a CDS encoding ABC transporter ATP-binding protein produces the protein MSTASSASRVEDGPLDAVQLEGVTHEYGSGGGRFSSGSGRTVRALDDVSLSVGRGEIVGLEGPSGSGKSTILHTVAGLVVPTEGTVSVLGDDLTTRSDRQRTRLRRQHVGIVFQRFHLLPSLSARANVALPLVQAGVPKRRRRARAEELLEAVGLEARTTHLPSELSGGERQRVALARALSTDPDVIVADEPTGELDTTTGADVLELLTAVGRERGRAVLVASHDDETLSVADRVVTLCDGQVIADGG, from the coding sequence ATGTCGACAGCATCGTCTGCGTCTCGAGTCGAGGACGGGCCACTGGATGCTGTCCAGCTCGAGGGCGTCACACACGAATATGGCTCAGGTGGTGGGCGATTCAGTTCGGGGAGCGGGCGGACGGTTCGGGCGCTCGATGACGTTTCGTTGTCGGTGGGACGTGGCGAAATCGTCGGGCTCGAGGGGCCAAGCGGCAGCGGCAAGTCGACAATTTTGCACACGGTCGCAGGCCTGGTCGTCCCAACTGAGGGCACCGTGTCAGTGCTCGGCGATGATCTTACAACACGCTCCGACCGACAACGAACGCGACTGCGTCGACAACACGTCGGCATCGTCTTCCAGCGGTTTCATCTGTTGCCGTCGCTGTCGGCCCGAGCGAACGTGGCACTGCCGCTCGTACAGGCGGGCGTTCCCAAGCGCCGCCGCCGCGCCCGCGCAGAAGAGTTACTCGAGGCGGTCGGACTCGAGGCGCGAACGACCCACCTGCCCAGCGAACTCAGCGGCGGCGAGCGCCAGCGAGTGGCACTCGCGCGTGCGCTCTCGACGGACCCCGATGTGATTGTCGCCGACGAGCCAACGGGCGAACTCGATACAACGACTGGGGCGGATGTCCTCGAGTTACTAACTGCTGTCGGGCGCGAGCGCGGACGGGCGGTGCTCGTCGCCTCACACGATGACGAGACCCTGTCCGTCGCCGATCGGGTGGTCACGCTCTGCGATGGGCAGGTGATTGCGGATGGCGGATGA
- a CDS encoding ABC transporter permease, whose product MADDSDGTRRGRWNALIGFSLSRLWSRATRTRSGRIAATTAAVALTITLLIVLTGIALALADGGVVSENDATAELEPKGSESVSAVDGVEGPRLGETNERAATISDEDGVDHASPVLVEPVRLENGDGDPQTILMVGVVPDGEPRTVAGLPTDGLEAGDSHYDNGSYTGAPQEEILLSTAAADRLEAADGDELSVAGGEAALPSDMDPAVTVSGVETAGSDGENEAPIALVHLSELQHVSGASDDELADSVLVWGDADAAETAGETAYPNAEIDSPDGVALGSLFDDGLALATGVLALVASIAICASFVATTMGMTVDEDRQTLAVLESVGFPTLSRLVVVALSTLATTAVGALIGVGLGMGAIHVVNAAASATIAPGAVAVVHPLFIPYGIGVALLAGLVAVPYPLAVASRTSVLEEVSQ is encoded by the coding sequence ATGGCGGATGACAGCGACGGCACACGTCGAGGGCGCTGGAACGCCCTCATTGGGTTTTCACTCAGTCGATTGTGGAGTCGAGCAACCCGCACTCGTTCGGGACGGATCGCAGCGACGACGGCCGCCGTTGCGCTGACCATTACGTTGTTGATCGTCCTGACCGGCATCGCGTTAGCGCTTGCTGATGGCGGCGTCGTCTCCGAAAACGATGCGACCGCCGAACTCGAACCCAAGGGAAGCGAGTCCGTTTCTGCCGTCGACGGCGTCGAAGGGCCACGCCTCGGCGAGACGAACGAACGCGCAGCGACGATTAGCGACGAAGATGGCGTCGACCACGCCTCACCAGTCCTCGTCGAACCGGTTCGTCTCGAGAATGGCGATGGCGATCCACAAACAATTCTCATGGTGGGCGTCGTTCCAGACGGCGAGCCACGAACGGTTGCCGGCCTCCCGACGGATGGCCTCGAGGCGGGCGATTCACACTACGATAACGGCTCGTACACGGGCGCGCCACAGGAGGAGATTCTGCTCTCAACGGCAGCCGCAGACCGCCTCGAGGCGGCAGACGGCGACGAGTTGTCCGTTGCAGGCGGTGAAGCAGCGCTCCCGTCTGACATGGATCCCGCGGTGACGGTCAGTGGTGTCGAAACGGCTGGTTCGGACGGTGAAAACGAGGCTCCCATCGCACTCGTCCATCTGAGCGAATTACAGCACGTCTCTGGCGCGTCGGACGACGAACTCGCCGACAGCGTCCTCGTCTGGGGCGACGCCGACGCCGCTGAGACAGCAGGCGAAACGGCGTACCCGAACGCCGAAATCGACTCACCTGACGGTGTCGCCCTCGGCTCACTGTTTGACGATGGTCTCGCACTCGCGACGGGCGTTCTCGCGCTCGTCGCCAGCATCGCCATCTGTGCGTCGTTTGTCGCGACCACGATGGGCATGACAGTCGACGAGGACCGGCAAACGCTTGCCGTCCTCGAGTCAGTGGGATTCCCGACACTCAGCCGACTCGTGGTTGTCGCGCTCTCGACGCTCGCAACGACGGCTGTCGGCGCACTCATCGGTGTCGGGCTCGGCATGGGTGCGATACACGTTGTTAACGCGGCCGCGAGTGCAACGATTGCGCCAGGAGCCGTTGCCGTCGTCCACCCGCTGTTCATCCCCTACGGGATCGGCGTCGCCTTGCTCGCTGGCCTCGTCGCCGTGCCCTATCCGCTTGCCGTTGCCTCACGAACGTCCGTCTTAGAGGAGGTAAGCCAATGA
- a CDS encoding rhomboid family intramembrane serine protease: protein MSPIAALLAAVIVATVVLSLAVVRRLADPDRRWRDIAGDRLIMGVPWGSLIVIAFVLAVYLFVQNGITDPSDPVTIPYRSWSYFYPLGILTASFSHASAGHLVSNLAGTVVAAPIAEYAWSHYAQTQPRETRPDDGMRARLRTWWTTPWIRAVVLFPLAVIAIGLLTSIFSLGPVIGFSGVVFAFVGFAIVHYPIMTLIGVIGVQSALQTLYRALQNPIYTYTAEPSPPTAPSWAEIAIQGHALGFFFGLVLALVVLERRGNRPNALHVWLAILLYAISRGLWQIYWFGENQTYILFQGPGLVIVAVLALLITVALTATERPVLPARIDRALASFRDRNADEHPGAVTDRVLEIATGNQTDTTSIDRIRDIARATHARERTRLSRITQRSSAVLVVLLVLAVLSGMAIPVNLNVVVFDDEPGDEAIEIEDYTIEYAEEAENQLVSGIGLDELVDDSGLEATGVIVSSEQRNIWMEAIPDQQLAHTGEETVSVGGPGWRETVSVDRHGWEPVGNDPVYQVRMWEADSEPTVVHESDEKTADLRIDNRLITIVPDDGEFVLEVESSSDVETAPLPEPDEPTAANGLEFEYEDETIYAVSDGTAVAIASEETYN from the coding sequence ATGTCACCGATTGCGGCGCTGCTTGCGGCCGTTATCGTCGCGACGGTCGTCCTCTCACTTGCGGTTGTCAGGCGACTTGCCGACCCTGACCGGCGGTGGCGAGACATTGCTGGTGACCGACTCATCATGGGCGTTCCGTGGGGGTCGCTCATCGTCATCGCGTTCGTTCTCGCCGTCTATCTGTTCGTCCAGAACGGGATCACAGATCCCAGCGACCCCGTGACGATTCCCTATCGCTCCTGGTCGTATTTCTACCCGCTTGGAATACTCACAGCGTCCTTTTCACACGCGAGTGCTGGCCATCTCGTCAGTAATCTGGCCGGAACCGTCGTCGCCGCGCCGATTGCCGAGTACGCCTGGAGCCACTACGCGCAGACGCAGCCTCGAGAGACCCGTCCTGACGACGGGATGCGGGCACGTCTTCGCACCTGGTGGACGACACCGTGGATCCGTGCCGTCGTACTCTTCCCGCTCGCAGTCATCGCCATTGGCCTGCTGACGAGTATTTTCTCGCTTGGGCCAGTGATCGGCTTCTCCGGCGTCGTGTTTGCGTTCGTTGGCTTTGCGATTGTCCACTACCCAATCATGACGCTCATTGGCGTCATCGGCGTCCAGAGTGCACTTCAGACGCTCTATCGTGCACTGCAGAATCCGATCTATACCTATACCGCCGAACCAAGTCCACCAACCGCACCCTCGTGGGCCGAAATCGCGATTCAGGGTCACGCGCTTGGCTTTTTCTTCGGGCTTGTGCTCGCACTCGTCGTCCTCGAGCGTCGCGGCAACCGGCCGAATGCACTCCATGTCTGGCTGGCGATCCTCCTGTATGCAATTTCGCGTGGCCTCTGGCAGATTTACTGGTTCGGCGAGAATCAGACCTATATCCTCTTTCAGGGCCCAGGGCTCGTCATCGTCGCGGTACTTGCACTGCTGATCACGGTTGCGCTGACGGCAACCGAACGACCAGTCCTGCCCGCCCGGATCGACCGCGCACTCGCCAGTTTCCGCGATCGGAACGCAGACGAACACCCCGGTGCAGTCACGGACCGGGTACTCGAGATTGCAACCGGCAATCAGACGGATACCACCAGCATCGACCGCATCCGTGACATCGCCCGCGCCACGCACGCTCGAGAACGGACGCGGCTCTCGAGGATCACCCAGCGGAGTTCAGCGGTACTCGTCGTCTTGCTGGTCCTCGCAGTACTCTCGGGCATGGCAATTCCGGTCAATCTGAACGTGGTCGTCTTCGACGACGAACCCGGAGACGAGGCGATTGAAATCGAAGACTACACCATAGAGTACGCTGAGGAAGCCGAAAACCAACTCGTCTCGGGTATCGGCCTCGACGAACTGGTCGATGACTCGGGACTCGAGGCGACGGGCGTGATCGTCTCGAGCGAGCAACGAAACATCTGGATGGAAGCGATACCCGACCAGCAGTTGGCCCACACGGGTGAGGAAACCGTCAGTGTCGGTGGTCCTGGCTGGCGAGAGACCGTCTCCGTCGATCGACATGGATGGGAACCCGTCGGAAACGATCCCGTCTATCAGGTCCGCATGTGGGAGGCCGATTCCGAGCCAACAGTCGTCCACGAATCCGACGAAAAGACAGCCGATCTCCGGATCGATAACCGACTCATCACGATCGTGCCGGACGACGGCGAATTCGTCCTCGAGGTTGAATCCTCGAGCGATGTCGAAACGGCCCCACTCCCGGAGCCAGATGAGCCAACTGCGGCAAACGGTCTCGAGTTCGAGTACGAAGACGAAACGATCTATGCCGTGTCGGATGGAACCGCTGTCGCCATTGCCAGCGAGGAGACGTACAACTAG
- a CDS encoding DNA-directed RNA polymerase subunit L, whose translation MELRVTESTEDELSIEIAGEDHTFMNVLKGALLEHEDVSAATYDVNPEQSGGQTEPILTVKTDGTVDPLNALEEAAVDVREKTISFRDAFEAAV comes from the coding sequence ATGGAACTGCGGGTCACCGAGAGCACCGAGGACGAACTCTCGATCGAAATTGCGGGCGAGGATCACACGTTTATGAACGTCCTCAAGGGCGCATTGCTCGAGCACGAAGACGTCAGTGCTGCAACGTACGACGTGAATCCAGAACAGTCCGGCGGCCAGACAGAACCGATTCTGACGGTCAAAACCGACGGGACCGTTGATCCACTCAACGCCCTCGAGGAAGCAGCCGTCGACGTCCGAGAGAAGACGATTTCATTCCGCGACGCGTTCGAAGCTGCGGTATAA